CGGACAGCCTAGTCCTGCCCAACCACAAACTACACCCTAAATATTCTTTTCCCCAGTAAATGCTTGTATCATTAAACGTTAAGCTACTTCTAAGAAATCTCTCTGTGAGGGATTTTTTGGGAAGAATACAGCAGGTGAAAGATTGAAAAATTCTGCCAATTTTTGGATATGTTCAACTGTTAATTTACGCTTACCGTTAAGCACATCTGAAACAATTGATTCAGTTTTAAAAACAGGAACTAAATCTTTTTGTTTGAGATTTAACTGTGCAATTAAAACCTTGAGAAGTTCTACTCCATAAATATCAGGAACTAACTCTTGTTGTTGTTCGTATTCGTGGATTAAAATCCCTAGTAAGTTCAAGTATTCTTCTTCTGCTTCTGTTAGTTCCTCTTTATCAAGCAAATCATCAATAACTGCTTGAGTTTTTTCATAATCTTCTTCAGAATTTATGGCGCGCGGGGGGAAAGATACAAGTAATTCTGTATAGCTTTTGTTTTGATAGGACATTTTTTCATTGTGATATTGTTTGGTTCATGAGTGAAACTAAGATTGATGCTTTATCAATCTTAGTTAGACTTGGTTAATAGCCTTTTAGTTAAAGTTAACTATCAAACCATTCGTCATTTTTCCATTTGTTTTTGTCGTACTCTATATGAGTAATAAAACCACGAATATAGATAGCTTTTTTCTTGTATTCAATACGGGTGATTAGTCTGTACTTATTTCCTCCAATATCAAAAATGACGAAGTTTTTAACTAGGTCAGGTGCAAAAGGTACGTTAGCTTTAACGTCTGCGAAATTATTCCAGTTTTGTTCTTCTGCAATCTTTTTCCAAGCTGTTATTCCGGGGTTAGCATCTGGGTACTTTTCATAAGCTTCCTTAAGTCTTTTTTCTGAAATAATCCTCATAAATTGGTTGTCCTCTTATACGTATTTTACGTATGTATTTCCGTACTAACTTGCTTGTCATTGGTTTATCCTAAAGAAGTACAATTGAATTAAATGCTTCTTAATCAATTAAGTGCGAATTAATTGATTAGAGAGGCTTTCCTCTAT
This portion of the Anabaena sphaerica FACHB-251 genome encodes:
- a CDS encoding helix-turn-helix domain-containing protein — encoded protein: MSYQNKSYTELLVSFPPRAINSEEDYEKTQAVIDDLLDKEELTEAEEEYLNLLGILIHEYEQQQELVPDIYGVELLKVLIAQLNLKQKDLVPVFKTESIVSDVLNGKRKLTVEHIQKLAEFFNLSPAVFFPKNPSQRDFLEVA
- a CDS encoding type II toxin-antitoxin system HigB family toxin, with the translated sequence MRIISEKRLKEAYEKYPDANPGITAWKKIAEEQNWNNFADVKANVPFAPDLVKNFVIFDIGGNKYRLITRIEYKKKAIYIRGFITHIEYDKNKWKNDEWFDS